The following proteins are co-located in the Oncorhynchus clarkii lewisi isolate Uvic-CL-2024 chromosome 30, UVic_Ocla_1.0, whole genome shotgun sequence genome:
- the LOC139390226 gene encoding LOW QUALITY PROTEIN: Krueppel-like factor 9 (The sequence of the model RefSeq protein was modified relative to this genomic sequence to represent the inferred CDS: inserted 1 base in 1 codon; deleted 1 base in 1 codon) has product MNSLHSVYFSISNRPPTDGCPDAKPTQDMSKENQENRTLLMVVMILLDLNKCNQNTRSGTCGGGSRYLGQSDANSQISGHRCGHRMSRDSRGTARAQQNNKAVIVHVSPENIHCCPFSSCGKMYGKSSHLKAHLIRFVKAHTGERPFQCTWPGXRFSHSDELTCHYYTHTGEKRFTCPLCDKHALRNAGFHSIMLQELK; this is encoded by the exons ATGAACTCGCTGCACAGTGTTTATTTTTCCATCTCTAACCGGCCACCGACGGACGGTTGTCCCGATGCCAAACCGACACAGGACATGTCGAAAGAGAACCAAGAAAACAGAACTTTGTTAATGGTGGTGATGATTTTGCTCGACCTGAACAAATGTAACCAGAACACACGCAGTGGGACATGTGGTGGGGGTAGTAGATATCTGGGCCAAAGTGATGCCAACAGCCAGATTAGCGGACACCGGTGTGGTCACAGGATGAGCAGGGACAGCCGGGGTACTGCAAGGGCGCAACAGAACAATAAGGCTGTGATTGTGCACGTGTCCCCAGAGAATATACATTGTTGCCCATTCAGCAGCTGTGGGAAGATGTATGGCAAGTCATCCCACCTCAAAGCCCACCTGATACGTTTTGTAAAG GCGCACACTG GCGAGAGGCCATTCCAGTGTACCTGGCCAG TGAGATTTTCGCATTCAGATGAGTTGACGTGCCACTACTACACACATACT GGGGAGAAGCGCTTCACCTGCCCGCTATGTGACAAACATGCACTCCGCAATGCAGGCTTCCACTCCATCATGCTTCAGGAACTG AAATAG